The Ancylothrix sp. D3o DNA window CCTTTAGAAGTCTCTGTTTAACCCTCACGTTTGATACTTCCATCAGGCATGATAGTTTCATAAAAAGTCGCTCCCCTGCATCCATAAATCTCAAAGTCACGAGCGCCACTAAAATCGGCATAACTGAGGTTTGAATCCAAGAAAGAAGTTTCAGTCAGTTTAGCTTTTCTGAGTTTGGCGTGACTGAGGTTAACTTCACTCAGAGAAGTTTGTAGGCAAAAAACATAACTTAAATCTGCCCCTTCCAGAT harbors:
- a CDS encoding pentapeptide repeat-containing protein produces the protein MDAKELLERYKAGERDFTGVKLPGVRLMDINLSGIILRDADLSNAYLDGITLIYADLTRANLRKAHLAEAAFNGANLEGADLSYVFCLQTSLSEVNLSHAKLRKAKLTETSFLDSNLSYADFSGARDFEIYGCRGATFYETIMPDGSIKREG